The sequence GCCGGCGCCCGGCGATCAAGATTCGTCATTTGCTGAGCCACACCGCCGGGCTGGACTATCGGCTGAACCAGCCGCCGGCGGGCGTTTATCATCAGCTGGGGATCCAGGACGGCGTGGAGCTGTCGACGCTGACGCTGGAGCAAAACCTGCGGCTGTTGGCACAGGCACCGTTGCTGTCGGCGCCGGGGGAGCGCTTCAATTATTCGCTGGCGATCGACGTGCTTGGCGCGGTGCTGGAACGGGTGACGGGCATGCCGCTGCAGCAGCTGTTTGTCGAATGGGTGGCGCGGCCGCTGGGGCTCGGCAATACCGCGTTTTATGCGGCGGACGCCGCGAACCTGGCGACGCCGTATTACAACACGCCGCAAGGGCCGCAGCGCATGCATGAAGGCCTGCGGCTGGCGCTGCCGGAGGAGATGGCGGGGGGCGAGGTACTGTTTTCACCCGCGCGGGCGCTTAACGCCGGGGCCTATCCTTCCGGCGGCGCGGGCATGGTCGGCGATGCCGACGATGTGCTGCGCCTGGTGGAGGCGTTGCGCAGCGGCGGGCAGGGCATGTTGCGGCCGGACACGGTGGCGTTGCTGCGCAGCCCGCACGTGGGGGCGCAGGCGCAAACGCAAGGGCCGGGCTGGGGATTCGGTTTCGGCGGGGCGCTGCTGGTGGACACAGATGCCGCGCAGACGCCGCAGCATGCCGGCACGCTGACCTGGGGCGGCGTTTACGGCCACAGCTGGTTCTTTGATCCACAGGCGCAGTTGAGCGTGGTGATACTGACCAACACCGCGTTTGAAGGCATGTGCGGCCGCTATCCGCAGCAGATCCGCGATGCGGTTTACGCCGCGGAAATGGGGTAAATAAAAAGGGCCCCGCAGGGGGCCCTTGATCAGGCTGTCAGGCGATTACTGCGCCGGTGCCGGAGCGGGTTCCGCTTCCTGCGCCGGTTCAGCGTCTTCCGCCGGGGCGCCCAGCATGGCGAACTGGCCGATGAACTCTTGCAGCGACATCTTGTTGCCGTTGAGGTCAACCTGGTTGTCGGCATAGTGGAACTTGCTCGCGATCACGCCGTCTTTCTGGGTGGTCAGCTTGAACATCTGGCCCATGGCCGCCAGGCCCTGCACTTGCTGCTGCGCCAGTTTCTGCGCGTCTTCCGCATTGTAACCCTGCAACAGCGCGGTTTTCG comes from Serratia sarumanii and encodes:
- a CDS encoding serine hydrolase domain-containing protein; protein product: MSAEQRALTERIAAIDQQAMAEGRIVGSVVLVARRGEICYAGAAGYADREARRPMRRETQFRLSSVSKPYTTLAALRLIEQGKLSLDDAVSDWLPWFTPALADGRRPAIKIRHLLSHTAGLDYRLNQPPAGVYHQLGIQDGVELSTLTLEQNLRLLAQAPLLSAPGERFNYSLAIDVLGAVLERVTGMPLQQLFVEWVARPLGLGNTAFYAADAANLATPYYNTPQGPQRMHEGLRLALPEEMAGGEVLFSPARALNAGAYPSGGAGMVGDADDVLRLVEALRSGGQGMLRPDTVALLRSPHVGAQAQTQGPGWGFGFGGALLVDTDAAQTPQHAGTLTWGGVYGHSWFFDPQAQLSVVILTNTAFEGMCGRYPQQIRDAVYAAEMG